A window of Castanea sativa cultivar Marrone di Chiusa Pesio chromosome 1, ASM4071231v1 contains these coding sequences:
- the LOC142628935 gene encoding 1,4-alpha-glucan-branching enzyme 1, chloroplastic/amyloplastic-like isoform X1, whose protein sequence is MMGSLGFLHTPALGSLPLSSSKPTRNKLHLAIQKPIGVTSGSQKFLGHQTFLFSPRISIYRRVQDSSTISVLVTDDSSTMTSTEEDTDNIGILGSDPGLEPYKDHFKYRVRKYAEQKALFEKYERGLEEFAQGYLKFGFNREEGGVVYREWAPAAQEAQLIGDFNGWNGANHSMEKNQFGVWSIKVPDSGGNPAIPHNSRVKFRFKHGDGIWVDRIPAWIKYATVDPASFGAPYDGVYWDPPSSERYQFKYPRPPKPKAPRIYEAHVGMSSSEPRINSYREFADDILPRIRANNYNTVQLMAVMEHSYYASFGYHVTNFFAVSSRSGTPEDLKYLIDKAHSLGLRVLMDVVHSHASNNVTDGLNGFDVGQCSQESYFHTGDRGYHKSWDSRLFNYANWEVLRFLLSNLRWWLEEFKFDGFRFDGVTSMLYHHHGINMAFTGNYDEYFSEATDVDAVLYLMLANSLIHNILPDATVVAEDVSGMPGLGRPVFEGGIGFEYRLAMAIPDKWIDYLKNKNDEDWSMNEISWSLTNRRYTEKCISYAESHDQAIVGDKTIAFFLMDKEMYSGMSCLTDASPTIDRGIALHKMIHFITMALGGEGYLNFMGNEFGHPDWIDFPREGNGWSYEKCRRQWDLVELEHLRYKFMNAFDRAMNLLDDKFSFLASTKQIVSSTKEEDKVIVFERGDLVFVFNFHPENTYDGYKVGCDLPGKYRVALDSDALEFGGHGRQVGHDADHFTSPEGIPGVPETNFNNRPNSFKVLSPPRTCVVYYRVEESEEENNDSVLVGVNETLAADAGAQQENLKQSAYVEDNDIDTNPSNV, encoded by the exons CCAACAAGAAATAAGCTACACCTTGCCATACAAAAACCAATTGGAGTGACCTCTGGGTCTCAGAAATTCCTTGGGCACCAAACCTTCCTTTTTTCACCAAGAATCTCAATATACAGGAGG GTGCAAGACAGTTCCACGATCTCAGTTCTTGTAACAGATGACAGCTCGACAATGACATCCACTGAGGAAGACACAGACAATATTGGTATCCTGGGCAGTGATCCAGGCTTGGAACCATATAAAGATCACTTCAAATATAGAGTGAGGAAATATGCTGAGCAGAAAGCACTCTTTGAGAAATATGAAAGAGGTCTTGAGGAATTTGCACAAG GTTATTTGAAATTCGGATTTAACAGAGAAGAAGGTGGCGTTGTGTACCGTGAATGGGCCCCTGCTGCTCA AGAGGCGCAACTTATTGGGGACTTTAATGGATGGAATGGTGCCAACCACAGCATGGAAAAGAATCAATTTGGTGTTTGGAGTATCAAAGTTCCTGATTCTGGTGGAAATCCAGCCATTCCTCACAATTCAAGAGTCAAGTTTCGATTCAAGCATGGTGATGGAATTTGGGTTGATCGCATCCCTGCTTGGATTAAATATGCCACTGTTGACCCTGCAAGTTTTGGAGCACCATATGATGGTGTATACTGGGACCCACCTTCATCAGAAAG GTATCAGTTTAAGTATCCTCGTCCTCCAAAACCCAAGGCCCCACGAATATATGAAGCTCATGTTGGAATGAGTAGCTCAGAACCCCGTATTAATTCATACAGAGAATTTGCTGATGATATTTTGCCTCGTATCCGAGCAAACAATTATAACACAGTCCAGTTGATGGCTGTAATGGAGCATTCCTATTATGCATCATTTGGGTATCATgtcacaaacttttttgctgTAAGCAGTAGATCTGGGACCCCAGAGGACCtgaaatatttaattgataagGCCCATAGCTTAGGTCTACGGGTCTTGATGGATGTTGTTCACAGCCATGCAAGTAACAATGTGACTGATGGCCTCAATGGGTTTGATGTTGGTCAATGCTCACAAGAATCATACTTCCACACTGGAGATCGAGGTTACCACAAGTCATGGGACAGCCGACTGTTCAACTATGCTAATTGGGAAGTTCTCCGCTTTCTTCTGTCCAACTTAAGGTGGTGGCTTGAAGAGTTCAAATTTGATGGCTTTCGCTTTGATGGAGTAACTTCGATGTTATATCATCACCATGGAATCAACATGGCATTTACAGGGAATTATGACGAGTATTTTAGTGAGGCAACAGATGTTGATGCTGTTTTATATCTGATGCTAGCAAATTCTCTGATTCATAATATCTTGCCTGATGCAACTGTCGTTGCTGAAGATGTGTCTGGTATGCCCGGACTTGGACGGCCTGTCTTTGAGGGGGGAATTGGTTTTGAATACCGCCTTGCAATGGCTATTCCTGACAAGTGGATTGATTACTTGAAGAACAAAAATGATGAAGATTGGTCGATGAATGAAATTTCCTGGAGTTTGACAAATAGAAGATACACTGAGAAGTGTATATCATATGCTGAAAGCCATGATCAG GCCATTGTAGGTGACAAGACTATAGCTTTTTTTCTAATGGATAAAGAAATGTATTCTGGCATGTCTTGCTTAACAGATGCTTCTCCTACTATTGATCGAGGAATTGCGCTTCACAAG atgatacatTTTATAACTATGGCATTAGGAGGTGAGGGCTACCTCAATTTCATGGGGAATGAG TTTGGCCATCCTGATTGGATAGACTTCCCAAGAGAAGGCAATGGGTGGAGCTATGAAAAATGCAGACGCCAATGGGACCTGGTAGAATTAGAGCACTTGAGATATAAG TTCATGAATGCGTTTGACAGAGCTATGAATTTGCTTGATGATAAATTTTCGTTCCTGGCATCGACCAAACAGATTGTGAGCAgcacaaaggaagaagacaag GTTATTGTCTTTGAGCGTGGAGATCTCGTATTTGTGTTCAATTTTCATCCAGAGAATACATATGATGG GTACAAAGTTGGGTGTGACTTGCCTGGGAAATATAGAGTTGCACTAGATAGTGATGCTTTGGAGTTTGGTGGACATGGAAGA CAGGTGGGCCATGATGCTGACCATTTCACATCCCCTGAAGGGATTCCAGGAGTGCCTGAGACTAATTTTAATAATCGCCCCAACTCCTTCAAAGTACTATCACCGCCTCGCACATGTGTG gttTATTATAGAGTGGAagaaagtgaagaagaaaacaatgaTAGTGTTTTGGTTGGCGTGAATGAGACATTAGCAGCAGACGCAGGGGCTCAGCAGGAAAATCTCAAACAATCAGCTTATGTCGAGGACAATGATATTGATACCAATCCAAGCAATGTGTAA
- the LOC142628935 gene encoding 1,4-alpha-glucan-branching enzyme 1, chloroplastic/amyloplastic-like isoform X2 encodes MMGSLGFLHTPALGSLPLSSSKPTRNKLHLAIQKPIGVTSGSQKFLGHQTFLFSPRISIYRRVQDSSTISVLVTDDSSTMTSTEEDTDNIGILGSDPGLEPYKDHFKYRVRKYAEQKALFEKYERGLEEFAQGYLKFGFNREEGGVVYREWAPAAQEAQLIGDFNGWNGANHSMEKNQFGVWSIKVPDSGGNPAIPHNSRVKFRFKHGDGIWVDRIPAWIKYATVDPASFGAPYDGVYWDPPSSERYQFKYPRPPKPKAPRIYEAHVGMSSSEPRINSYREFADDILPRIRANNYNTVQLMAVMEHSYYASFGYHVTNFFAVSSRSGTPEDLKYLIDKAHSLGLRVLMDVVHSHASNNVTDGLNGFDVGQCSQESYFHTGDRGYHKSWDSRLFNYANWEVLRFLLSNLRWWLEEFKFDGFRFDGVTSMLYHHHGINMAFTGNYDEYFSEATDVDAVLYLMLANSLIHNILPDATVVAEDVSGMPGLGRPVFEGGIGFEYRLAMAIPDKWIDYLKNKNDEDWSMNEISWSLTNRRYTEKCISYAESHDQAIVGDKTIAFFLMDKEMYSGMSCLTDASPTIDRGIALHKMIHFITMALGGEGYLNFMGNEFGHPDWIDFPREGNGWSYEKCRRQWDLVELEHLRYKFMNAFDRAMNLLDDKFSFLASTKQIVSSTKEEDKVIVFERGDLVFVFNFHPENTYDGYKVGCDLPGKYRVALDSDALEFGGHGRVGHDADHFTSPEGIPGVPETNFNNRPNSFKVLSPPRTCVVYYRVEESEEENNDSVLVGVNETLAADAGAQQENLKQSAYVEDNDIDTNPSNV; translated from the exons CCAACAAGAAATAAGCTACACCTTGCCATACAAAAACCAATTGGAGTGACCTCTGGGTCTCAGAAATTCCTTGGGCACCAAACCTTCCTTTTTTCACCAAGAATCTCAATATACAGGAGG GTGCAAGACAGTTCCACGATCTCAGTTCTTGTAACAGATGACAGCTCGACAATGACATCCACTGAGGAAGACACAGACAATATTGGTATCCTGGGCAGTGATCCAGGCTTGGAACCATATAAAGATCACTTCAAATATAGAGTGAGGAAATATGCTGAGCAGAAAGCACTCTTTGAGAAATATGAAAGAGGTCTTGAGGAATTTGCACAAG GTTATTTGAAATTCGGATTTAACAGAGAAGAAGGTGGCGTTGTGTACCGTGAATGGGCCCCTGCTGCTCA AGAGGCGCAACTTATTGGGGACTTTAATGGATGGAATGGTGCCAACCACAGCATGGAAAAGAATCAATTTGGTGTTTGGAGTATCAAAGTTCCTGATTCTGGTGGAAATCCAGCCATTCCTCACAATTCAAGAGTCAAGTTTCGATTCAAGCATGGTGATGGAATTTGGGTTGATCGCATCCCTGCTTGGATTAAATATGCCACTGTTGACCCTGCAAGTTTTGGAGCACCATATGATGGTGTATACTGGGACCCACCTTCATCAGAAAG GTATCAGTTTAAGTATCCTCGTCCTCCAAAACCCAAGGCCCCACGAATATATGAAGCTCATGTTGGAATGAGTAGCTCAGAACCCCGTATTAATTCATACAGAGAATTTGCTGATGATATTTTGCCTCGTATCCGAGCAAACAATTATAACACAGTCCAGTTGATGGCTGTAATGGAGCATTCCTATTATGCATCATTTGGGTATCATgtcacaaacttttttgctgTAAGCAGTAGATCTGGGACCCCAGAGGACCtgaaatatttaattgataagGCCCATAGCTTAGGTCTACGGGTCTTGATGGATGTTGTTCACAGCCATGCAAGTAACAATGTGACTGATGGCCTCAATGGGTTTGATGTTGGTCAATGCTCACAAGAATCATACTTCCACACTGGAGATCGAGGTTACCACAAGTCATGGGACAGCCGACTGTTCAACTATGCTAATTGGGAAGTTCTCCGCTTTCTTCTGTCCAACTTAAGGTGGTGGCTTGAAGAGTTCAAATTTGATGGCTTTCGCTTTGATGGAGTAACTTCGATGTTATATCATCACCATGGAATCAACATGGCATTTACAGGGAATTATGACGAGTATTTTAGTGAGGCAACAGATGTTGATGCTGTTTTATATCTGATGCTAGCAAATTCTCTGATTCATAATATCTTGCCTGATGCAACTGTCGTTGCTGAAGATGTGTCTGGTATGCCCGGACTTGGACGGCCTGTCTTTGAGGGGGGAATTGGTTTTGAATACCGCCTTGCAATGGCTATTCCTGACAAGTGGATTGATTACTTGAAGAACAAAAATGATGAAGATTGGTCGATGAATGAAATTTCCTGGAGTTTGACAAATAGAAGATACACTGAGAAGTGTATATCATATGCTGAAAGCCATGATCAG GCCATTGTAGGTGACAAGACTATAGCTTTTTTTCTAATGGATAAAGAAATGTATTCTGGCATGTCTTGCTTAACAGATGCTTCTCCTACTATTGATCGAGGAATTGCGCTTCACAAG atgatacatTTTATAACTATGGCATTAGGAGGTGAGGGCTACCTCAATTTCATGGGGAATGAG TTTGGCCATCCTGATTGGATAGACTTCCCAAGAGAAGGCAATGGGTGGAGCTATGAAAAATGCAGACGCCAATGGGACCTGGTAGAATTAGAGCACTTGAGATATAAG TTCATGAATGCGTTTGACAGAGCTATGAATTTGCTTGATGATAAATTTTCGTTCCTGGCATCGACCAAACAGATTGTGAGCAgcacaaaggaagaagacaag GTTATTGTCTTTGAGCGTGGAGATCTCGTATTTGTGTTCAATTTTCATCCAGAGAATACATATGATGG GTACAAAGTTGGGTGTGACTTGCCTGGGAAATATAGAGTTGCACTAGATAGTGATGCTTTGGAGTTTGGTGGACATGGAAGA GTGGGCCATGATGCTGACCATTTCACATCCCCTGAAGGGATTCCAGGAGTGCCTGAGACTAATTTTAATAATCGCCCCAACTCCTTCAAAGTACTATCACCGCCTCGCACATGTGTG gttTATTATAGAGTGGAagaaagtgaagaagaaaacaatgaTAGTGTTTTGGTTGGCGTGAATGAGACATTAGCAGCAGACGCAGGGGCTCAGCAGGAAAATCTCAAACAATCAGCTTATGTCGAGGACAATGATATTGATACCAATCCAAGCAATGTGTAA